Proteins found in one Mucilaginibacter gracilis genomic segment:
- a CDS encoding TolC family protein — MKKLLYHVLTIIIICFLFRANGFAQIKNDTTTSVVSLQQCISFALRNQPATRQASIDEQINERTISIGLADWLPQVNATGSAQHYFQLPVTYINNSYQPTSAPNTSTLGVGATQVLYNNTVALAAHTAKYSREYFKENSASSQINVVSDVSNAFYDVLLSGKQLSIINQDIVRLQRSLKDAYAQYQAGIVDKIDYKQATIALNNEFASRKQAQEAILSKTAYLKQIMGFDPAKPVQLAYDSAQLEKETVIDTTQILDVNNRIEYKLLQTQKILQNINVDYYRWGWLPSVSAFGNYNLGYFNPNVQDLYSRSFPNSYAGVSLSIPIFTGTKRLQNLSKARLQVERADLDLVNTRNVINTQYTQALAGYKSNFNDYRILKQNVELATDVYNVVTLQYREGIKTYLNVINAQSDLRTSQLNYYNALFNLLSSKIDLQKSLGTLSTQY; from the coding sequence ATGAAAAAACTTTTGTATCATGTTTTAACAATTATAATCATTTGTTTTTTATTTCGGGCAAACGGGTTTGCACAAATAAAAAACGACACCACAACATCGGTAGTTTCGCTTCAGCAATGCATCAGTTTTGCCTTGCGCAATCAACCGGCTACAAGGCAAGCCAGTATTGACGAGCAAATAAACGAGCGCACCATATCTATCGGCCTTGCCGATTGGTTGCCACAGGTTAATGCCACAGGCAGTGCCCAGCATTACTTTCAATTGCCGGTAACTTATATTAATAATAGCTACCAGCCAACCAGCGCGCCAAATACCTCTACATTGGGTGTGGGTGCAACGCAGGTACTATACAATAATACCGTAGCACTTGCTGCCCATACAGCAAAATATAGCCGCGAATATTTTAAAGAAAACTCAGCGAGCAGCCAAATTAATGTAGTATCCGATGTAAGCAATGCTTTTTATGATGTGCTTCTATCCGGAAAGCAATTATCGATAATTAACCAGGATATTGTGCGCCTGCAACGCAGTTTAAAAGACGCCTACGCGCAGTATCAAGCCGGTATTGTTGATAAAATTGATTATAAACAAGCTACCATAGCGCTTAATAACGAGTTTGCAAGCCGCAAGCAAGCGCAGGAAGCAATATTGAGTAAAACGGCTTATTTAAAGCAAATAATGGGTTTCGATCCGGCAAAACCCGTACAACTTGCCTACGATTCGGCCCAGTTGGAAAAGGAAACTGTGATTGATACTACGCAAATTTTAGATGTAAATAACCGTATTGAGTATAAGTTGCTGCAAACCCAAAAAATACTGCAAAACATTAATGTTGATTATTACCGGTGGGGTTGGTTGCCGTCGGTATCGGCATTCGGCAATTATAATTTGGGGTATTTTAACCCTAACGTGCAAGATTTGTATAGCCGCTCGTTCCCTAACTCGTATGCCGGCGTAAGCTTGTCTATCCCTATTTTTACGGGTACCAAACGGTTACAAAACTTAAGCAAGGCCAGGTTACAGGTTGAGCGTGCCGATTTGGATTTAGTAAACACGCGCAACGTAATAAACACGCAATATACACAGGCCCTGGCAGGTTATAAAAGCAACTTTAATGATTACCGCATCTTAAAACAAAATGTTGAATTGGCTACCGATGTGTATAATGTGGTAACGTTACAATACCGGGAAGGTATAAAAACGTACCTCAATGTAATTAACGCCCAGTCGGACTTGCGCACCTCGCAGCTTAATTATTACAACGCTTTGTTTAACCTGCTCTCGAGCAAAATAGATCTTCAAAAATCACTCGGAACACTTTCCACCCAATATTAA
- the spt gene encoding serine palmitoyltransferase: MGKKLHEKVAQFQDAISIKESGLYPYFRPIESGQDTEVMIDGKRVLMFGSNSYLGLTNHPKIKEASKRAIDKYGTGCAGSRFLNGTLDIHIELENRLAQYVGKEATVIFSTGFQVNLGVLSCITGRNDYLILDEYDHASIIDGSRLSFSRVIKYAHNDMDDLRQKLKNLPEEAVKMIAVDGIFSMEGDIVKLPELSEVATEFGANIMVDDAHSLGVIGHKGAGTASHFGMTDQVDLIMGTFSKSFASLGGFIAADKDVIEYIKHKARSLIFSASMTPASVASVIAALDIIENEPEHIENLWKNTNYAKALLLDEGFDMGVTESPILPIYVRDNDKTFMATNILQSQGIFVNPVVSPAVPSDSSLLRFSLMATHTFDQIDEAVDKLSKAFKQVGVTTVKERI; this comes from the coding sequence ATGGGTAAAAAGCTACATGAGAAAGTTGCTCAATTTCAAGATGCAATTTCAATAAAAGAGTCAGGATTATATCCTTACTTCCGTCCTATCGAATCTGGTCAGGATACTGAAGTAATGATTGATGGTAAGAGGGTATTAATGTTTGGTTCAAACTCCTATTTAGGGTTAACCAACCATCCCAAAATTAAAGAAGCATCAAAGAGAGCAATTGACAAATACGGAACGGGTTGTGCCGGTTCCAGGTTTCTAAACGGCACCTTAGACATTCATATTGAGCTAGAAAACAGGCTTGCTCAATATGTAGGCAAAGAGGCTACGGTAATTTTTAGTACAGGGTTCCAGGTTAACCTGGGCGTATTATCGTGCATTACGGGCCGCAATGATTATTTGATATTAGACGAGTATGACCATGCTTCGATCATCGATGGCAGCCGTTTATCGTTCTCGCGTGTAATTAAATATGCGCACAACGATATGGACGATTTGCGCCAGAAATTAAAGAATTTACCCGAAGAGGCTGTTAAAATGATAGCTGTTGACGGTATATTTAGTATGGAAGGCGACATTGTTAAATTGCCCGAACTATCGGAAGTTGCAACTGAGTTTGGTGCTAACATTATGGTTGATGATGCGCACAGCTTAGGTGTTATTGGCCACAAAGGCGCAGGTACTGCTTCACACTTCGGGATGACAGATCAGGTTGATCTTATCATGGGTACCTTCAGTAAATCGTTTGCATCATTAGGCGGTTTTATTGCTGCTGATAAGGATGTGATTGAATATATTAAACACAAAGCACGGTCGTTGATATTTAGCGCAAGTATGACTCCGGCTTCTGTTGCCAGTGTTATTGCCGCTTTGGATATTATTGAAAACGAACCCGAGCATATAGAAAACCTTTGGAAAAACACCAATTACGCCAAAGCGTTATTGCTTGACGAAGGTTTTGACATGGGTGTTACCGAAAGCCCTATATTGCCAATTTATGTTAGAGATAACGATAAAACGTTTATGGCAACCAACATACTGCAATCGCAAGGTATTTTTGTGAATCCTGTGGTTTCTCCTGCTGTTCCGTCCGATTCATCGTTACTGCGTTTCTCGCTAATGGCAACACATACGTTTGACCAGATTGACGAAGCAGTAGACAAATTATCTAAAGCCTTTAAACAGGTTGGCGTAACTACGGTTAAAGAAAGAATATGA
- a CDS encoding efflux RND transporter periplasmic adaptor subunit: MNKRYIFLIGPVAMLMWVSCKQAPKQITALPPTAVTLVSAEKGNAIYYDQYPGVVVPLNSVELRSQVAGYLTGIFFKEGDVVEKGKPLYEIDRRKYQSAYLQAQANLSSAQANLIRSQKDADRYNQLLKQDAVAKQLVDNATATLASSQSQVESAKAGVVSAKTDLDYSLIRAPFTGRIGISQVKLGAQVSPGTTLLNTISSEDPIAVDFVVDEKDIPRFAAMQSKPAIKADSTFMLSSSTGVAYKQPGKILVIDRGVDNQSGTIKVGIQFPNPKKELISGMSVVLKVLNQQSGVQVLIPYKAITEQMGEFFVFVSQNDTIAVQHKVQVGPRVSDKIVIMSGINEGDKVVTEGLNRLRDKGKIQVGPPKQSAQGQQQAPK; encoded by the coding sequence ATGAATAAAAGATACATTTTTTTAATTGGCCCTGTAGCAATGCTGATGTGGGTATCATGCAAGCAAGCCCCCAAACAAATTACTGCATTGCCGCCAACTGCTGTAACTCTTGTATCAGCCGAAAAAGGCAACGCCATTTATTACGATCAATACCCGGGCGTTGTAGTGCCCTTAAACAGTGTTGAATTACGGTCGCAGGTGGCGGGATATTTAACGGGCATTTTTTTTAAGGAAGGTGACGTGGTTGAAAAAGGTAAGCCATTATATGAGATAGACCGCCGTAAATATCAATCGGCGTATTTGCAGGCCCAGGCCAATTTAAGCAGCGCCCAGGCAAACCTGATACGCTCGCAAAAAGATGCCGACAGGTACAACCAGCTTTTAAAGCAGGATGCTGTTGCCAAGCAACTGGTTGATAATGCTACGGCCACATTAGCCAGCAGCCAAAGCCAGGTTGAATCGGCAAAGGCAGGCGTAGTATCAGCTAAAACAGATTTGGATTATTCGTTAATCCGGGCCCCTTTTACGGGCCGTATTGGTATATCCCAGGTTAAACTGGGTGCGCAGGTTAGCCCCGGTACAACGCTGTTAAACACCATATCGAGCGAAGACCCGATTGCCGTTGATTTTGTGGTTGACGAAAAAGATATTCCGCGTTTTGCGGCCATGCAGAGCAAACCGGCCATTAAGGCCGATTCAACCTTTATGTTGAGTTCGTCAACCGGGGTAGCCTACAAGCAACCGGGTAAAATATTGGTGATTGATAGGGGTGTTGATAACCAATCAGGAACGATCAAGGTTGGTATCCAGTTCCCTAATCCCAAAAAGGAATTAATAAGCGGAATGAGCGTGGTATTAAAAGTATTGAACCAGCAATCGGGCGTACAGGTTTTAATACCTTACAAAGCCATTACCGAGCAAATGGGCGAATTTTTTGTGTTTGTATCGCAAAACGATACCATAGCTGTGCAGCACAAGGTACAGGTTGGGCCGCGTGTTAGCGATAAAATTGTGATAATGAGCGGTATAAACGAAGGTGATAAGGTTGTTACCGAAGGTTTGAACCGCTTGCGCGATAAGGGTAAGATACAGGTTGGGCCGCCAAAACAATCGGCACAGGGCCAGCAACAAGCACCAAAATAA